From one Parambassis ranga chromosome 5, fParRan2.1, whole genome shotgun sequence genomic stretch:
- the npffl gene encoding pro-FMRFamide-related neuropeptide FF like, which yields MDTAAVVTLLALVVAMAGVSQALHIQGGLEKTDILPGSSEENMADHLLGLESESRDNNIDDRLLASVLRALLLGSQRETRNSVLHQPQRFGRGSRGQVVPEDQRHSRDWEDAPGQIWSMAVPQRFGKK from the exons AtggacacagctgcagtggtgACTCTTCTGGCTCTGGTTGTGGCGATGGCTGGCGTCAGTCAGGCTCTTCACATCCAAGGCGGTCTGGAGAAAACTGACATTCTGCCTGGCAGCTCAGAGGAAAACATGGCCGACCACCTGCTGGGATTG GAGAGTGAAAGCAGAGATAACAACATTGATGATCGTCTGCTGGCCTCCGTGTTGCGAGCACTGCTGCTTGGATCCCAGAGAGAAACCAGGAACTCTGTTCTCCATCAGCCACAGAG GTTTGGACGTGGCTCCAGAGGACAGGTCGTCCCGGAGGACCAGAGACATTCCCGTGACTGGGAGGACGCCCCTGGTCAGATCTGGAGTATGGCCGTGCCGCAGAGATttggcaaaaaataa